In Hydrogenovibrio thermophilus, the following are encoded in one genomic region:
- a CDS encoding energy-coupling factor ABC transporter permease, with product MNLQDAGLAWGWLAGGGLLCAAALFWAVRTAPWYKIQDKEAQHVFLGMTVIVLLLWNSGASLGGGITFHLLLAALTTLMFGAQFAILCMSVALLGVTILGNAGWMAYGLNMVMMGVVPILIVWWIAILAYKYLDRNFFVFVLLNGFFAAGISSVVSLLVAAAVMGFSGVQSLETLERSFIPYIPLMAIPEGFVNGMLILALVLMKPEWVSCFTDEQYLNGK from the coding sequence ATGAATCTGCAAGATGCGGGATTGGCGTGGGGTTGGCTGGCCGGTGGCGGCTTGTTGTGCGCGGCGGCTTTGTTTTGGGCGGTGCGTACCGCGCCTTGGTACAAAATTCAAGACAAGGAAGCACAGCATGTCTTTTTGGGGATGACGGTCATCGTCTTGTTGTTGTGGAATTCCGGAGCTTCGCTCGGTGGTGGCATCACTTTTCATCTGTTACTGGCGGCTCTGACAACCTTGATGTTCGGTGCGCAGTTCGCCATTTTATGCATGAGCGTGGCATTACTGGGCGTGACGATTCTCGGGAATGCCGGTTGGATGGCTTACGGACTGAATATGGTCATGATGGGGGTGGTGCCGATTTTGATTGTGTGGTGGATTGCCATTCTGGCGTACAAATATCTGGATCGTAATTTCTTTGTGTTTGTGTTGTTGAACGGTTTTTTCGCAGCGGGTATCAGCTCGGTGGTATCGTTGTTGGTGGCCGCCGCGGTGATGGGGTTCAGCGGGGTACAGAGTTTGGAGACGTTGGAACGCTCGTTTATCCCATATATCCCCTTAATGGCGATACCGGAAGGGTTTGTGAACGGCATGTTGATTCTGGCGCTGGTATTGATGAAGCCCGAATGGGTGAGCTGCTTTACCGATGAGCAATATTTGAATGGAAAATAG
- a CDS encoding RDD family protein, whose protein sequence is MRPFKIIFAFLYDLLLLCAVWFVAAIPFVIWQGPGFEKETVKLVAFQVYLLAITYVYLSYFWVLNGQTPGLRVWHLQILRQDGYIMTRHNANLRFLTGILLFPIGWLGLFIGPQKQTLQDLLAQTKIVPTQKTEPNQ, encoded by the coding sequence ATGCGTCCTTTTAAAATCATTTTTGCCTTTTTATACGACTTACTGTTACTGTGCGCCGTCTGGTTTGTCGCCGCCATTCCGTTCGTTATCTGGCAAGGGCCGGGCTTTGAAAAAGAGACGGTCAAACTCGTGGCCTTTCAAGTGTACTTACTGGCCATCACCTATGTCTACCTCAGTTATTTCTGGGTGCTCAACGGCCAAACGCCCGGCTTACGCGTCTGGCACCTGCAAATCTTACGTCAGGACGGTTACATCATGACCCGCCACAATGCCAATCTGCGTTTTTTAACCGGCATACTGCTGTTTCCCATCGGCTGGCTGGGGCTATTCATCGGGCCCCAAAAGCAAACTTTGCAGGATTTACTCGCACAGACTAAAATAGTGCCCACTCAAAAAACGGAACCCAATCAATGA
- the exbB gene encoding TonB-system energizer ExbB: MELLKSYLDITVFSLLGLMSFIMVWLTIERKLFFSRLDLSQFDSLEALKIATTNNLTTIASIGSNAPYVGLLGTVLGILVTFYELGLNNQIETGQIMMGLALALKATAGGIALAIPSIIIYNGLLRKVDTIELEYLAMQKRQTQA, translated from the coding sequence ATGGAACTACTGAAATCCTACCTTGATATCACCGTATTCAGCTTACTGGGGCTGATGAGCTTTATCATGGTATGGCTCACCATCGAACGTAAACTGTTTTTTTCCCGCTTAGACCTTTCCCAGTTTGACAGTTTGGAAGCGCTTAAAATCGCCACCACCAATAACCTCACCACCATCGCCAGTATCGGCTCCAATGCGCCTTATGTCGGTTTATTGGGCACTGTCCTCGGCATTCTGGTCACGTTTTATGAACTGGGCCTCAATAATCAAATCGAAACCGGCCAGATCATGATGGGCTTGGCGCTGGCTTTAAAAGCCACCGCGGGCGGTATTGCCCTGGCGATTCCCAGCATCATTATCTACAACGGGTTACTCCGCAAAGTGGATACGATTGAACTGGAATACCTGGCGATGCAAAAGCGCCAAACCCAAGCTTAA
- the guaA gene encoding glutamine-hydrolyzing GMP synthase, which produces MSQNNIHQDRILILDFGSQYTQLIARRIREIGVYCEVEPWDIEEKVIADFGAKGVILSGGPETVIGDDAPVAPQMVFELGVPVLGICYGMQTMAEQLGGKVIHAKEHEYGYAQVRARGHTDLLKDIEDHVTPEGHGMLDVWMSHGDRVDAMPDGFKLMASTPNCPVAGMANEDKRFYGIQFHPEVTHTKQGQRIIERFIVDLCGCEKLWTTENIIDDSVERIREQVGSDEVLLGLSGGVDSSVVAALLHKAIGDQLTCVFVDHGLLRHQEGDQVMAMFAENMGIKVIRVDAEDYFMDALKGEADPEKKRKIIGHSFIEIFDQEAGKLTSVKWLAQGTIYPDVIESAGSKTGKAKVIKSHHNVGGLPEDMKLELLEPLRELFKDEVRKLGVALGLPSDMVYRHPFPGPGLGVRILGEVKKEYADILRLADHIFIEELRAADLYDKTSQAFTVFLPVKSVGVVGDARRYDYVVALRAVETIDFMTARWAHLPYEFLEKVSNRIINEIPRITRVTYDISSKPPATIEWE; this is translated from the coding sequence ATGTCACAAAACAACATTCATCAAGATCGGATTTTAATTCTGGATTTCGGTTCGCAATATACCCAGTTGATTGCTCGACGCATTCGTGAAATCGGTGTGTACTGCGAGGTGGAACCTTGGGATATCGAAGAAAAAGTCATTGCCGATTTTGGTGCCAAGGGGGTTATCCTTTCCGGTGGTCCGGAAACGGTGATTGGTGATGACGCGCCAGTGGCACCGCAAATGGTGTTTGAGTTGGGTGTGCCGGTGCTCGGGATTTGTTATGGGATGCAAACCATGGCCGAACAGCTGGGAGGGAAGGTCATCCATGCCAAAGAGCATGAATATGGCTATGCTCAGGTGCGCGCCCGCGGCCATACCGATTTGCTGAAAGACATCGAAGATCATGTGACACCGGAAGGGCACGGCATGTTGGATGTTTGGATGTCTCATGGGGATCGTGTCGATGCGATGCCGGACGGGTTCAAGTTGATGGCGTCTACACCGAATTGCCCGGTGGCCGGGATGGCGAATGAAGACAAACGTTTCTACGGCATTCAATTCCACCCGGAAGTGACGCACACCAAGCAAGGTCAGCGCATTATCGAGCGTTTTATTGTTGACTTGTGTGGCTGTGAAAAACTTTGGACCACCGAAAACATTATTGATGACAGTGTGGAGCGAATTCGCGAGCAAGTCGGTTCCGACGAAGTGTTGCTTGGCTTGTCCGGCGGGGTGGATTCCTCAGTCGTGGCGGCCTTATTGCACAAAGCCATCGGCGACCAGCTCACCTGTGTTTTCGTTGATCACGGCTTGCTTCGCCATCAGGAAGGCGATCAGGTCATGGCGATGTTTGCCGAGAACATGGGGATTAAAGTCATTCGTGTCGATGCGGAAGACTATTTTATGGACGCTTTGAAAGGCGAAGCCGATCCGGAAAAGAAACGCAAAATCATCGGGCATTCCTTTATTGAAATCTTCGACCAGGAAGCCGGTAAGTTGACCAGCGTGAAGTGGTTGGCTCAGGGCACCATCTATCCGGATGTGATTGAGTCCGCCGGTTCGAAAACCGGTAAGGCCAAAGTCATCAAATCTCACCACAACGTCGGTGGTTTACCGGAAGATATGAAGCTGGAGTTGCTGGAGCCGTTGCGGGAACTGTTCAAGGATGAAGTCCGTAAACTGGGCGTTGCACTGGGCTTGCCGTCGGATATGGTATATCGTCACCCTTTCCCAGGACCGGGCTTGGGGGTTCGTATTCTGGGCGAAGTCAAAAAAGAGTACGCCGATATTTTGCGCTTGGCGGACCACATCTTCATTGAAGAGTTGCGTGCCGCGGATTTGTACGACAAAACCTCACAGGCGTTCACGGTGTTCTTACCGGTGAAATCAGTCGGTGTGGTTGGAGATGCGCGCCGTTACGATTATGTGGTGGCTTTGCGTGCCGTTGAAACCATCGATTTCATGACGGCGCGTTGGGCGCATCTGCCGTATGAGTTCTTGGAAAAAGTCTCGAACCGTATCATCAATGAAATCCCTCGCATTACCCGAGTGACTTACGACATCTCCAGTAAGCCACCGGCGACTATTGAGTGGGAATAA
- the serB gene encoding phosphoserine phosphatase SerB, which translates to MTIIIHENALTYEQSKELSRTFGTPEKNQNHFRIHAEQVDLDKLKSLSDKWQIDMNILPETFDPTNVKLVISDMDSTLIGIECVDEIADMMNIKPQVAEITEAAMRGELNFEASLTQRVQLLAGLETDALQKVYDERLLLNSGAETWLSGLKEQKIAFALVSGGFTFFTERLQKELDIDFTRANVLEEENGRLTGKVKGSIVGAQAKADFLQELCDQLDISLNQTIAIGDGANDLLMMTEAGLSIAYHAKPKVQAQSNVALNYGGLDKVLDFIG; encoded by the coding sequence ATGACGATCATCATTCATGAAAACGCACTCACTTACGAGCAAAGTAAAGAGCTGTCCCGCACCTTCGGCACACCGGAAAAAAACCAGAATCATTTCAGAATCCACGCCGAGCAAGTCGACCTGGATAAACTAAAAAGCCTTTCCGACAAATGGCAGATTGACATGAATATCCTGCCGGAAACATTCGATCCAACCAACGTCAAACTGGTCATCAGTGACATGGATTCCACCTTGATCGGCATCGAGTGCGTCGACGAAATCGCCGACATGATGAACATCAAACCACAGGTTGCGGAAATCACCGAAGCGGCCATGCGCGGTGAATTGAACTTCGAGGCCTCATTGACGCAACGCGTTCAATTACTGGCGGGACTGGAAACCGACGCCTTGCAAAAAGTATACGATGAACGCCTCCTCCTGAATTCCGGCGCCGAAACCTGGCTCAGCGGATTGAAAGAGCAAAAAATCGCTTTTGCCTTGGTTTCGGGCGGTTTCACCTTTTTCACGGAACGGCTACAAAAAGAACTCGATATCGATTTCACCCGCGCCAATGTTTTGGAGGAGGAAAACGGCCGTTTGACAGGCAAAGTCAAAGGCAGCATCGTCGGCGCGCAAGCCAAAGCCGATTTTTTACAGGAGCTGTGTGACCAGCTCGACATCTCGTTAAATCAAACCATCGCCATTGGCGACGGGGCCAATGATTTGTTGATGATGACCGAAGCGGGCCTCAGCATCGCTTATCACGCCAAACCGAAAGTGCAAGCCCAATCCAACGTGGCACTGAACTACGGCGGGCTAGACAAAGTCCTGGACTTTATTGGTTAA
- the guaB gene encoding IMP dehydrogenase, protein MRILQEALTFDDVLLVPAHSNVLPSDVSLKTRLSRNIELNIPFVSAAMDTVTEARLAISMAQEGGIGIVHKNMTIAEQAHVVTKVKKYEHGVILEPITVQVNDTVQTVLDKTLENRVSSAPVMDGDDLVGIVTSRDLRYVDDVSQSVSQIMTPKDRLVTVKEKEKREVVLELLHEHRLERLLVVDDAFKLKGMITVKDMEKSSEHPFAAKDSNGRLRVGAAVGTGADTPDRVAALVKAGVDVIIVDTAHGHSQGVLDRVKWVKENYPQIDVVGGNIATAEAALDLMKAGADAVKVGIGPGSICTTRIVAGVGVPQLSAIANVAAALKDSGIPIIADGGIRFSGDVAKALVAGASAVMLGSMFAGTEESPGEVEYYQGRAYKSYRGMGSMGAMSQKQGSSDRYFQSSNAADKLVPEGIEGRVAYKGALAPIIHQLVGGIRSSMGYTGCKDIHEFNTKPSFVRVTGAGMAESHVHDVTITKEAPNYRV, encoded by the coding sequence ATGCGCATCCTGCAAGAAGCCCTCACTTTTGATGACGTTTTATTGGTACCCGCTCATTCGAATGTGTTGCCATCCGACGTGTCGTTGAAAACACGATTGTCACGTAATATTGAATTGAATATTCCATTCGTGTCTGCGGCTATGGACACCGTCACCGAAGCGCGGTTGGCTATTTCGATGGCACAGGAAGGCGGAATCGGGATCGTGCATAAGAATATGACGATTGCCGAACAGGCGCATGTGGTCACCAAAGTGAAGAAGTACGAGCATGGTGTGATTTTGGAACCGATTACCGTACAGGTGAACGATACCGTGCAGACCGTATTAGACAAAACACTAGAAAACCGCGTGTCTTCGGCGCCGGTGATGGATGGCGATGATCTGGTCGGCATCGTCACCAGCCGTGATTTACGTTATGTGGACGATGTTTCCCAGTCGGTTTCGCAAATTATGACGCCGAAGGACCGTTTGGTGACGGTGAAGGAAAAGGAAAAACGTGAGGTGGTGCTGGAACTGTTGCACGAACACCGTTTGGAGCGTTTGTTGGTGGTGGATGATGCCTTTAAGCTGAAAGGGATGATCACCGTTAAGGATATGGAAAAATCCTCTGAACACCCGTTCGCTGCGAAAGATTCAAACGGTCGTTTGCGCGTGGGGGCTGCCGTGGGAACCGGGGCGGATACGCCGGATCGCGTCGCGGCACTGGTAAAAGCCGGTGTGGATGTGATTATTGTTGATACGGCGCACGGGCATTCCCAAGGCGTTTTGGATCGCGTGAAATGGGTGAAAGAAAATTACCCGCAAATTGACGTGGTCGGCGGCAATATCGCGACGGCAGAAGCCGCGCTGGACTTGATGAAAGCCGGTGCGGATGCGGTCAAGGTCGGGATCGGTCCTGGTTCGATTTGTACCACGCGCATCGTGGCCGGTGTCGGTGTGCCACAGTTATCGGCCATCGCCAATGTGGCCGCGGCGTTGAAAGATTCGGGTATTCCGATTATTGCCGACGGCGGTATCCGTTTCTCTGGGGACGTTGCCAAAGCGTTGGTGGCCGGTGCTTCTGCGGTGATGCTGGGCAGCATGTTTGCAGGAACAGAAGAGTCTCCGGGCGAAGTGGAATACTATCAAGGGCGTGCTTATAAGTCCTACCGTGGTATGGGTTCCATGGGGGCCATGTCACAAAAACAAGGTTCTTCCGACCGTTATTTCCAATCGTCCAATGCCGCAGACAAGCTGGTGCCGGAAGGCATTGAAGGGCGCGTGGCCTATAAAGGCGCGTTGGCACCGATTATCCATCAATTGGTCGGCGGTATCCGCTCCAGCATGGGGTATACCGGCTGTAAAGACATTCATGAGTTCAATACCAAGCCAAGTTTTGTGCGTGTGACCGGAGCCGGCATGGCCGAAAGCCACGTGCACGATGTCACCATCACCAAAGAGGCACCGAACTATCGCGTGTAA
- a CDS encoding MBL fold metallo-hydrolase: MSSMGRRDLFKRAFGLTAGLVGMSALKPLYASDEMIIRGPDVPDVPVTKVSDRCYYLLAQDPEPSPQNFGFFSNPGFIVTSEGVVVIDTGGSVQIGEMILRQIKTVTDKPVIKVINTHFHGDHWLGNHAFVKANPDVEIYSHQEVIDQIKNGSGEFWIGFMQRNTDNAISGTVATSPTKVLKGGEVMKVGDTTLKIHHFGRVHTVADLAVEVVEDQTVYSGDMMMRRIANMADGSYLGSIDAMDQLAALPAKQFIPGHGKHDGQKLITDFKTFCEVVYNKTGEYYDEGMSDFEIKPKLMEEPFMKDTASQWPGYESTLGKYVVVAVQEYEKNMF, from the coding sequence ATGAGTTCAATGGGACGTCGTGATTTATTCAAAAGGGCTTTTGGTCTGACGGCCGGTTTGGTCGGAATGTCCGCGCTGAAGCCTCTGTATGCCAGTGATGAAATGATTATCCGTGGCCCTGACGTTCCGGATGTGCCGGTGACGAAAGTATCGGATCGGTGTTATTACCTGTTGGCTCAAGACCCGGAACCCTCACCGCAAAACTTTGGTTTTTTCAGTAATCCGGGCTTTATTGTGACGTCGGAAGGGGTGGTTGTGATCGATACCGGTGGTTCGGTACAGATCGGTGAGATGATTTTGCGTCAGATCAAAACCGTTACGGATAAGCCGGTCATCAAGGTCATTAACACTCACTTCCATGGCGATCACTGGTTAGGGAATCATGCGTTCGTAAAAGCTAATCCAGACGTGGAAATTTACTCTCATCAGGAAGTGATCGATCAGATTAAGAACGGTTCCGGAGAATTCTGGATCGGTTTCATGCAGCGTAATACCGATAATGCCATCAGCGGTACGGTCGCGACCAGTCCGACAAAAGTGTTGAAGGGTGGTGAAGTGATGAAAGTCGGTGATACGACTTTGAAAATCCATCATTTTGGGCGAGTGCACACCGTGGCCGATTTGGCCGTGGAAGTGGTCGAGGACCAGACGGTTTATTCCGGCGACATGATGATGCGCCGTATCGCCAATATGGCGGACGGTTCTTACTTGGGCTCGATTGACGCGATGGATCAATTGGCGGCGTTGCCGGCGAAGCAATTCATTCCCGGGCATGGCAAACACGACGGACAGAAGCTGATTACGGATTTTAAAACCTTCTGTGAAGTGGTTTATAACAAGACGGGCGAATACTACGATGAAGGAATGTCGGATTTCGAAATCAAACCGAAGCTGATGGAAGAGCCGTTCATGAAGGATACTGCCAGTCAATGGCCGGGCTATGAATCCACGCTTGGGAAATATGTCGTTGTCGCGGTTCAAGAATATGAAAAGAACATGTTCTGA
- a CDS encoding ExbD/TolR family protein codes for MKRFDQINVIPMIDVMLVLLAIVLTSASFIVQDKLGIDLPETQETQSYQPPETIDIRLAIDADNQFYLNDNAITLAELENALLSANPDKPIEIRVDRATDFGYFTQLIDLLKKHQLHNLNILTRKQNG; via the coding sequence ATGAAACGATTCGACCAAATCAATGTCATCCCGATGATTGACGTCATGCTGGTACTGCTGGCGATCGTGCTGACCTCGGCCAGCTTCATCGTACAGGACAAGCTGGGCATTGACCTGCCCGAAACCCAGGAAACCCAAAGCTATCAACCGCCTGAAACCATCGACATCCGCCTGGCCATTGATGCCGACAACCAATTTTATCTGAACGACAACGCCATTACGCTGGCTGAGCTGGAAAACGCGTTGTTGTCGGCCAACCCGGACAAGCCTATTGAAATCCGAGTCGATCGCGCCACCGATTTCGGTTACTTCACCCAGTTAATCGACCTGCTGAAAAAGCACCAGCTACACAACCTGAACATTCTGACAAGGAAGCAGAATGGCTAA
- a CDS encoding putative periplasmic lipoprotein, which translates to MKKLFVSAAVVATMSLAACSTNQTKDLSSYDDIIGEAASIHAEAAKDGYVWKQKAMKKAYVDHYIALAEEAKKKGDDATAMKYAKEALKSANAEMNQEVKYADIQPGWIKK; encoded by the coding sequence ATGAAAAAATTATTTGTGAGTGCTGCTGTTGTTGCAACCATGTCGCTAGCCGCGTGTTCAACTAACCAGACGAAAGACCTTTCTTCTTACGACGACATCATCGGAGAAGCCGCTTCCATTCATGCCGAAGCTGCTAAAGACGGTTATGTCTGGAAACAGAAAGCCATGAAAAAAGCGTATGTTGATCACTACATCGCACTAGCTGAAGAAGCCAAGAAAAAAGGCGACGACGCGACGGCCATGAAATATGCGAAAGAAGCACTTAAATCCGCTAACGCTGAAATGAACCAAGAAGTGAAGTACGCGGACATCCAACCAGGTTGGATTAAAAAATAA